The stretch of DNA ATGTGTCTACAAAACATGGGAACAAGCATCTCATTCTCCTTCTCAAGCTCCTCTATACAATTTATGAGCTGTTGTCCTATGATAAAACCATCATCAACGCTTCCATCTTGTGAAGGTGAATTGCTTTGAGTGAGTAAAGCAATCCCTGAATCATTAACTTGAATGATTACTTGATTTTGGTCCTGGAGCCGAAGGTTCTCTCCGTCTGTGTCGCTCGGATGGTGACGAAGTTGGAGGAGGAAATAACTGAAACCCCCTCCAACTGTGACTAACCACAATTTGATCTTCATGAGTTGTACGGTTAGACCTCCGCAGAAGAAATATAGTAGATCGATCTGGAATCCAAATTGAGTGAGATTTGACAAGCCAGGCGACATGGTTGCAAAAGCAGCCCAAGAGATGACGCTGTATGCATCTGGTTTACCCTTCACCATTTTATCAAACAAGAAGGAACAAACAGACGTGGTTATAAGAACCAGAAATGCCAAATGAGATTCCAGCCGGAAAGAGATGGAACTTGACCTTGCCGGTGTGAACAAGACGGCTAAACAAATGATAAAACTGAAAACAATATAAAGAAGCATCTTCCACCAGCTCCAGTTTCCCAGCAAATGTTTGAAAGAGGAACTGAGCGCATAACAGAGCAGTCCAACAACAGATGAAGCAAGAGATACAATTCTCCATACCTTTGGTTTCTTCAGCCATCTCAGAATTTTGCTGAGCATGGCCATTGGATTCTTTCTCAAGTAAGAGAGCAAGGTTTCAGCCATTCACCCACCACGAACAGAGAGCCTGATGAGAGAAATCACTCAAGGTAATGAAGATTTCGCgtaaaagaaaaccaaaagaaaataacaaaagaaaaaaaaaaacttttcgaCCTACAATGCCAACTTCATCTTCATAGAACTCACTCCGAAGTACTTAAATGAAATCTAAGTTGTTTTTTCTAGCACGACAAATATTAAGAGAATTGTCTTCATCTATTTTCTAGCGTCGCAAATCCAGTGTGCAATTTTTGTTCTgcaaaatactaatttatattaacggtcaaacaaaaaattgttcaattttagaaaatggaaaatcatatttgtaattaacactttatgaaaactaaaatttcatgttaaaaaactaaaggaaaaaaaggaatttaaactaaaaactTCCTACACAAGAAGACTCACCGAATCATATAGACCCCAAACGTATCAGTGGGGTTTCGATGAACTTTCCGAGAAAAATACTTGTGGACTGTGAAGATTAAGAGTCAAATATTAGAGATTTCCCTGAGCGTGTTCAATTGAAAAAATAGCAGATAAGGATGACTTGTAGAAAGACAAAGTTTAATAAGAGAAACcgaaaatgacaaaaaaaaaaattatattaattaatcttttgaTTAACAAGTCAAATTTCTTTCGTATATAACTCATAAAACCACCTTGTATAACACAAATAGTGATGGGTATAAGAAGGGATATGTTAATAGACATCATGACGCgtgtttaattcaaaaaaaaattaacaaaagatGATTTGTGGAATGACAAAGTTTAACGAGAgattattaaaaatgagaacccaacaaaatttgaagagatgattaaaaacatattgtgtataaaaaaaattaaataaataatatgagaCCATAATATCACCTAGTTTTCTTTTGAATCAGAACACCACTGTAACCTCTCACAATTGTTTTTTCATCACTATGACCTTGCTCAACTTTCGCTTACATTGGTGTTTcataatactttttatataccttaattcaattttaatgttttgCCTCTCAATGTTTTATTGGCGTATACCTTTcttaaaaatctttttctttttttatctagaAGATGTTGGAATATTGACAGTGGTAATCTTATTGGATGATTGTTCAtgttatttcttataatttttttcacaagaCTAATTGTAATCCAATTTCTTTTAGCACTAGTACAAATACAGTTTTTCAAAATACTAATTCTTGAAACAATGTTTGTATTAGACATTCAAGATTTGGACTTGTCTTGATAAACTCCTTTGGTTTTTGTGTAATGACATTCCTTTTTTTAACATTCCACATAATTGTTATACTTCTAATCGTCAAATTTACCTCATGCTAAGTTTAGAAAATTATCTTTCAATTGCTAATTTATTCCATTTTTGTAAACCAAGAACATGTCGGTCCGAATTAACTCAATTTGTCACCGCTAATAATCTTACactatttttatcaaaatagatAGATTACAAAATTTGTACTTGTGAGTGAGTTGTAGTGAGTGTGTACGACTTTTTCTATTGAAATTATGTTCCGTATGTATGatttcatctttaatttgaatttatataaaagttgcGAAGAAAGAACATGATTTCTATTATCCACTACTTTAactcaaaaccaaaatttgaaGTTGCATATAGAAAGGAGTTTCAATTTGTTTAAAACTAGAAGTCATGTATTCTCTACTTAACTTTAACCTGGTGTAAGTGTTACACTTatcaaaagtttttgaatttctttttgttttaaaaaaaaatatccacGTGTCAAGCAAAtatcatgtcacgtgtcaaaataagttttttgtatttaatttagttttgacattcattgttcttttttcaatttgatcccaattatttttttttaaattgaggaATTTTATTCTTtcccaaattgaaaccaaatttcatttttatatgaattttatactgaattttttttaaaattcacatttttattaaatattttttgtttaggaCTAGAAAAGCtttaaaattagaacaaaaaatttaaaagcgGAGAATAACACCATtggtttaaaaatttaagaggttaaaaattacataaacaatatactaataagttatattattttatattatgttaagggtctaaaaattaaatttagtctcaatttgaagaaggaaaaaattgctcaatttaaaaaaaaaattaggatcaaattgataaaaaaaaataacgaacaTCAAGACCGAATTAAAtacacaggatgctctatctacataTAAAAACATCCCAAGAACGATTAGGACATaccattatgatcactgatcagcgGAGACTCATATTGATAAATGAAACGACACATGCAAGCGGTAGAGTGCTtacatgcaacagaaaacagaaaaagataaaaaagacaaCGGAAACTTAACTTACACGAACGGaaaaactgatcggtccaaattgaagagctcaCCGAGAttatcaatcctacggtctcgattcttcaatcagacgaccggaaagacaaaacttttagagagaagtcagaaAGCTCTAAAAAAGTGATTTCTAGAGagatgatgtgttttaaaataatgaaactcgtttataagaactctatttatactaaaacatttttaatattaaaataatcgagtcttacaatttttaaaccactatcacttctaaaatactattttttaggATTTTACAACACTCGCTTAGTATCATATACCCAAGTGGAGGAGATTTCCATGATCTTTCAAAGATATTGTGGATTATGAAGGTTACTCTCAATTCATGAAGCGTATTCAATTGGAAGAAGGAAATTTAGATGATTTGTGGAAGAGAAGTGATATATCGACGctcaaaagaaaatacacaTACTTAACAACTtcgtaaaataatattttaatcattttttcaattttttaatttaaaatttttattaaaaaaaattcatatttcctgtgaaatttattttaatgagaTCCTAAagagcttgatgaatttgagcaaggtgagtttatatgaaaactttatatactttttagttgatatttttaaatttattttaagttttcaaaaatgatgaaatattttttttttggtagatATAACTTCTCAAGACGAAGTGGGACCTTCAAGTGCAATTAATTTAGATGATTGAAGATGTATTAAGATGTATCAAcattttgatgttgtttatgGGAGAACCTACCGGAAAACCTATGTCTTGTGTATTaagatgtataaatattttgattttggtgtattgaagtatgatgcatatttcaattattatttcctaagcactttcaaattataaactttatattattattatgtattacaatcatatgtaattagtgcaattcggttcaaaatagtgtaattcagttcaaaaataatgcaattcagttcaaaaatcaatgcaattcggttcaaaaatagtacaattcggttcaaaaatagtgaagtttattcaaaatcagtgcagttcggttcaaaaatggttcaaaattagtgtagttaagttaaaaataagtgcagttcagttcaagaatagtgcagttcagttaaaaaatagtgcagttcaattaaaaaatagtgcagttcataaaacagttcagtttatatcatagtgcagttcagtgtagtgcagttcagtccagtttatttttaagaaaaacagttcagttcgtccgaactgtttttcagttcagtgcagttcatgcgaattgttttttagttcagtgcagttcatgcgaactgttttttagttcagtgcagtttttgATAGTTcagttaaatttgatttattttgtccAGCCCTAACCTAAACTAAAAAGGTATcataatttgtaatattttttaccGTATAAAAGACATATTAATAtactacaaatttaaatattatctatGATGGATGAGACATAGGAAAGTCACCTTTATAGTTTcgtacaaaaaaaattatcattaccTTGGTTTCATTACCTTGAAATGTTAACCaagaaacttattttaaaacaaaattaatcaaattaatcaagCAACATAACTTAAAGAAACCGAGAGCGTCCATCTTTGGATGAGAGAAAACCCCACTGTGATGAAAACtttatgaaaaagtaaaaattttctcatgtgaaaaaaaaaaaaaaggtgaatttATTATGCCAGTCCTACACTGTTAAACTCACTGATTCATCGAGACCCCACACGTTATCTGTTGAGGGATTCCACGAAATTGCAGAGAAAAATACTTGTGGACGAAGGTTGTGAGGAGACTGTCAACTAGAATTGTTAACGTCTTCATAAATGTGttgatttgaacaaaataaatgaagattGTCTGTAAGGACAAAGTCTAACCAgataaactgaaaaaaaaaaggttaaatactCACATTATTTTTCGAATTACACTTATATCCTAATTTTTAACAACTAGTTTGAAATTCGTGcgttgtttttttatattaatttattttatatattattattattattttgatgttattaataatactttttaattgaTATGCATATAGTGTGAGAaatgaatttaacaaaaattaaaaaattaaatttaactttttggCATTGTATTTCTAAAGTAGACGGTAATCATAGTTACATCgtttacaaattataattatcttttatattcaagtatttcatttaataaactAGTAtgtgttttctttatttatatgatgacactatatttacatttatttatgggtatattgtgtgttttaaaatatattaatgattttcacaatatattgatattttggCACATTAAACTTTTAGTGTAATTTGTTGTATTAGCACAAGAGAAATGCATTTATACCCAAATGTCAACATGGAGGATATGATATGGGTAGTAGTTTCTCTGTACTCTACCTGTTATTTGTCTCGTACTTGTATCTATATTGTGCGGGTATCTGCATATCTTGTTAATATTCACGAATACCCGcagatatttataaaagaaatatttaatatttaataaaagaatttagcaataaattcaaataaaaatacaatgcataacctttataaatttcagacaaaataaaaataactcgtttaaatagtattgaatgactgtttacaaataaatagaaattttttaaaatcaattgataaaaaataacccattcaaaatcaatggattgatgttttaataattttttttaatttaaattagagtatagtggATACAAATATTCACGGTTATGGAtattatgatacccgtacccaccccattaacatgcgggtataacAAATACTCATACATGTTACCTGCGGGTATCTAtttcaatattcattttctatttattgCAAATTTAATCGATACCCGTATAtacagatttttttgacatctctatttatattaatgtcaaaatcaataattaacCACCTTAGTAATTGCGCCTTTTTAAGAGTCGGTCACCCCAACAAAAAATTGTAAGATGAAAGGCCCTATTTTATCAACAACATTTGTGTTGTATCTTCTTCCCCAAAGGTTGTCATGAGTTCGATGTATCCCATGACTTATACATGTTAACACCTGAGAATCTTACAAAGACTCCCTCAAAAGGTTTTAGTTTGTCCAGAGGGATGTTCAGGTCCACAAATACGTCCCAGATCATTACATTCACCGAACTTCCTGATCGACTAGAATTCGGTGAACCCACCTACTACACATGATGAATGAGACGACGATGCGGTCATTATCATGCATGCATACGTCGACAAGATCGTCGTTGAATAAACAGACAGTGGGCGATCTGGTCCTGGGCTTTGACGATAGAGCCAATACCTTCTAGGCATACCAACAAACCCTCCTGCGATGGTATTCAGGTCTCCTTGGGCCAATATTTCATGCTCCTTGCTACTATTCACTTGACAAAAGCACCCATGAAGATCCCTTCCTTTGGTAGGCCTCGTACAAccatttttcaataattaatatttattttactaataactttattttattgatttggtcttttttttttaatattcaaatacaattcaataataattattaaatatccaaaaataaatcCTACAATTTCCGTATCTTCTTCTTCAGCAAATTAGTCATTAAATGAAACCCTCCATCTACGAGACCTGCCTTCTTCTTATTAGGGTAAATAAGATTCCCCCCAATCTTGTTTAGCATAGCCAATTTTTGCCGAACGTCTTGAATATCATTATTAGGGTAAATACTATCCCTCGACTGCTTTAGCATACCCAAACTTTGCCGAACATCTTGAATATCATCAACAATAGACAACTCGTGATCCGAAGTCGGTGAGATGACCTCTCGTACCACCTCGCCCAATGTCTCCGACATTTTAGGGACCATGTAGGACAAAAGATTCGGCAAATAGTTGTCGGCTGTTATGGTGGTATCGGCAAAACTCAGTAGACCAGTCGTAAGTTTCTTGCAAACTTTCTCGACGGCGGAGACACCCGCAGCGTCATGTATCCCTGAAAAGATGTAACTGCAGAGTCCCCTTTCATTGGGAAACAGTATCTTCCCAACAGCCTTCCACGTCTTTGACCACTTTTCAACGTCCTCATTGTTGGGCTTTTCAAATTGCAACCCAAGTGGCCGTAGACACTGTTCTACAAACTCTTTTCGCGATTTGCTGTAAATGTCGATGCATTCGTCCATGAAACCTGCATCCACCATCAGCTTCACGTTTTCCTTAAGGCGCCTCATAATTCCCGATGGAAGTGCATCCATCACCAAGTTGAAGTCAGGGTCCGGTACTTCTCTGGAGTCAAACGCGGCTTTAAGGTATTTTTCCACGTGACTACAAACCATGGGAACAAGCCTCTCATTCTCCTTCTCAAGCTCCTTCATACAATTCATGAGTTGTTGTTTGATGATAAGATCAGCATCTTGTGGATGTGAATCGCTTTGAGTGAGTAGATGGTCTCGAAGCCTAAGATCCTCATCTTCTGGTGAGGTAGCTAGAGTACTATCAACATCAGAATTATCTTGTTGTGACTTGATGATATCATCACTCTCTGTGTCATCAAGTTGAATGATTACGAATTGATTTTGTTCCTGGAGCTGAAGATTCTCCTCTGCTGTGTCACACGGATAGTCTCGAAGCTGGAGGAGGGAATAAGTGAAACCTGCTCAAACAATGAGTAACCACAATTGGATCTTCATGAGTTGTATTGTTAGAGCTCCGCAGAAGAAATATAGTAGATCAATTTGGAATCCAAATTGAGTGAGATTTGACAAGCTAAGCGACATGGTAGCAAAAGCCGCACAAGAAATGAGACTGTATGCATCAGGTTTACCCTTCACCACGTTATCCcaaaaaaaggaataaacaGAAGTGATTATGAGAAACAGAAATGCCAAATGAGATTCCAAGCGGAGAGAGGTGAAGCTCGACCTTGCCGGTGCGAACAATACGGCAAGGCAAACAATGAAACTGAAAACAATATAAAGAAAGATCTTCCAGCAGCTCCAGTTTCCCAGCAAATGGTTTAGAAAGGAACTGAATGCATAACAGATGAGTCCAACAACAGTTGAAGCGAGAGATAGAAGTCTGAGTACCTTTGGTTTTTTCATCCATCGCAGAATTTGGCTGAGCATGGCCATGGTATTCATCCAACAATTCACCCACCACAAACACAGAGCTTCATGTAGTGAATTTAAAACTATAGATCACTGACTGAGTCATATAGACCCCACACGCAGATCTAGGGTCGGGGACAGAGTTCTAGTTTGACATCGTTTCTACTTTTGACACTTCAGGGAAGTAAGTAGATGGTGATATTTGACACGTTTGTTTTAGGAAAATGATTTTCTAATGAATGTATTTTTAAAGAGAATGTCAAAAGaaacttttttcaaaaaaatatactcatttaatagtttttttaatattaataaatataattaaaatcttattatTCTAGATTGT from Vigna unguiculata cultivar IT97K-499-35 chromosome 8, ASM411807v1, whole genome shotgun sequence encodes:
- the LOC114195504 gene encoding exocyst complex component EXO70B1-like; translated protein: MDEKTKGFTYSLLQLRDYPCDTAEENLQLQEQNQFVIIQLDDTESDDIIKSQQDNSDVDSTLATSPEDEDLRLRDHLLTQSDSHPQDADLIIKQQLMNCMKELEKENERLVPMVCSHVEKYLKAAFDSREVPDPDFNLVMDALPSGIMRRLKENVKLMVDAGFMDECIDIYSKSRKEFVEQCLRPLGLQFEKPNNEDVEKWSKTWKAVGKILFPNERGLCSYIFSGIHDAAGVSAVEKVCKKLTTGLLSFADTTITADNYLPNLLSYMVPKMSETLGEVVREVISPTSDHELSIVDDIQDVRQSLGMLKQSRDSIYPNNDIQDVRQKLAMLNKIGGNLIYPNKKKAGLVDGGFHLMTNLLKKKIRKL